The Channa argus isolate prfri chromosome 14, Channa argus male v1.0, whole genome shotgun sequence genome includes a window with the following:
- the LOC137098896 gene encoding uncharacterized protein isoform X1, whose product MCFILILALLVCIQVQVFAGSTAVTPVFVQKGHDVLLEVRKDDVPEGFLIVSWNFNKKPVLTVLQNSEPQVREKYSGRVEFSVENYSLKLKNVQETDSGLYDAQVRDIEDEQILAKYNITVQDPVSPVVLTVDSVSRSTNLCNLTVTCRTQDSHISSTFTCDNQTCSQEEGERSKVTASGASLQVYLVNDSIICNHSNQVSWTKNQEQTKICVSCPRYCVFAGSTAVTPVFVQKGDDVLLTCWTQDSHISGTFTCDNQTCSQEEGERSKVTASGASLQVYLVNDSIICNHSNQVSWTENQEQTKIWNFCPRHCGSENLSAGFSYCLVKTVVFSVGLIIMVSAVIGVHLMETFKKKNQEEMKKQ is encoded by the exons ATGTGTTTCATTCTGATACTGGCACTGCTGGTCTGCATACAGGTACAAG tctttgcaggatccacagctgtgactcctgtgtttgtgcagaaggGTCATGATGTTCTTCTGGAAGTCAGGAAAGATGATGTTCCTGAGGGTTTTCTAATTGTTTCATGGAATTTCAATAAAAAGCCTGTACTAACAGTTCTACAGAATTCAGAACCCCAAGTCAGGGAAAAATATTCTGGAAGAGTTGAGTTCTCTGTGGAAAATTACTCTCTGAAACTGAAGAATGTacaagagacagacagtggacTTTATGATGCACAAGTGAGAGACATTGAAGATGAACAAATACTCGCTAAATATAATATCACAGTTCAAG ATCCAGTGTCTCCAGTCGTGCTGACAGTGGACTCTGTGTCCAGAAGCACAAAcctctgtaacctcactgtgacctgcaggacacaggactctcacatcagcagcacttttacatgtgacaaccaaacctgcagccaggaggaaggagagaggtcaaaggtcacagcctCTGGTGCTTCTCTCCAAGTCTACCTGGTTAATGACTCTATCAtctgtaaccatagcaaccagGTCAGCTGGACTaaaaaccaagaacaaacaaagatttGTGTTTCCTGTCCCCGATATTGTg tctttgcaggatccacagctgtgactcctgtgtttgtgcagaaggGTGATGATGTTCTTCTGACCTGCTGGACACAGGACTCTCACATCAGCGgcacttttacatgtgacaaccaaacctgcagccaggaggaaggagagaggtcaaaggtcacagcctCTGGTGCTTCTCTCCAAGTCTACCTGGTTAATGACTCTATCAtctgtaaccatagcaaccagGTCAGCTGGACTgaaaaccaagaacaaacaaagatttGGAATTTCTGTCCCCGACATTGTg GTTCAGAGAATCTCTCTGCTGGTTTCTCTTACTGCCTGGTGAAGACGGTCGTGTTCTCCGTTGGTCTGATCATCATGGTGTCTGCTGTCATCGGTGTCCATCTCATGGAGACGTTCAAGAAGAAAAACcaagaagaaatgaagaaacaatag
- the LOC137098896 gene encoding uncharacterized protein isoform X2, with amino-acid sequence MCFILILALLVCIQVQDPVSPVVLTVDSVSRSTNLCNLTVTCRTQDSHISSTFTCDNQTCSQEEGERSKVTASGASLQVYLVNDSIICNHSNQVSWTKNQEQTKICVSCPRYCVFAGSTAVTPVFVQKGDDVLLTCWTQDSHISGTFTCDNQTCSQEEGERSKVTASGASLQVYLVNDSIICNHSNQVSWTENQEQTKIWNFCPRHCGSENLSAGFSYCLVKTVVFSVGLIIMVSAVIGVHLMETFKKKNQEEMKKQ; translated from the exons ATGTGTTTCATTCTGATACTGGCACTGCTGGTCTGCATACAGGTACAAG ATCCAGTGTCTCCAGTCGTGCTGACAGTGGACTCTGTGTCCAGAAGCACAAAcctctgtaacctcactgtgacctgcaggacacaggactctcacatcagcagcacttttacatgtgacaaccaaacctgcagccaggaggaaggagagaggtcaaaggtcacagcctCTGGTGCTTCTCTCCAAGTCTACCTGGTTAATGACTCTATCAtctgtaaccatagcaaccagGTCAGCTGGACTaaaaaccaagaacaaacaaagatttGTGTTTCCTGTCCCCGATATTGTg tctttgcaggatccacagctgtgactcctgtgtttgtgcagaaggGTGATGATGTTCTTCTGACCTGCTGGACACAGGACTCTCACATCAGCGgcacttttacatgtgacaaccaaacctgcagccaggaggaaggagagaggtcaaaggtcacagcctCTGGTGCTTCTCTCCAAGTCTACCTGGTTAATGACTCTATCAtctgtaaccatagcaaccagGTCAGCTGGACTgaaaaccaagaacaaacaaagatttGGAATTTCTGTCCCCGACATTGTg GTTCAGAGAATCTCTCTGCTGGTTTCTCTTACTGCCTGGTGAAGACGGTCGTGTTCTCCGTTGGTCTGATCATCATGGTGTCTGCTGTCATCGGTGTCCATCTCATGGAGACGTTCAAGAAGAAAAACcaagaagaaatgaagaaacaatag